Proteins encoded within one genomic window of Hevea brasiliensis isolate MT/VB/25A 57/8 chromosome 8, ASM3005281v1, whole genome shotgun sequence:
- the LOC110651450 gene encoding ABC transporter G family member 6, which translates to MSRVVAENFSPTRDTLPFYAQSMELDSFPSRAAAGVSPTLGQLLKCVGDVRKEATGDGNETPIHQVLELDDTNSDVPSSIPFILSFNNLTYSVKVRQKMKLPGLINQRRHHHLGPGTVADPVAGESMFTTTKTLLNDISGEARDGEILAVLGASGSGKSTLIDALANRISKESLKGTITLNDEVLGSRMLKVISAYVMQDDLLFPMLTVEETLMFAAEFRLPRSLSKSKKKMRVQALIDQLGLRNAAKTVIGDEGHRGVSGGERRRVSIGIDIIHDPILLFLDEPTSGLDSTSAFMVVKVLQRIAQTGSIVIMSVHQPSYRILGLLDRLIFLSRGQTVYSGPPMHLPSFFAEFGHPIPENENKTEFALDLIRELEGSPGGTKSLVEFNKSWQNMKHTPNTEPDRHGLSLKEAISASISKGKLVSGATNNDASPNSMVPTFANPFWIEMAVLSRRSVTNSRRMPELFGIRLGAVLVTGFILATMFWRLDNSPKGVQERLGFFAFAMSTTFYTCADALPVFLQERYIFMRETAYNAYRRSSYVLSHALVSLPSMIFLSFTFAAITFWAVGLDGGLSGFFFYLLIIFASFWAGISFVTFLSGIVPHVMLGYTIVVAILAYFLLFSGFFINRDRIPPYWIWFHYMSLVKYPYEAVLQNEFQDPTKCFVRGVQIFDNTPLGSVPTSVKVRLLQTLSNTLGMKITSSTCLTTGSDILQQQGITDLSKWNCLWVTVAWGFLFRILFYLSLMLGSKNKRR; encoded by the coding sequence ATGTCTCGCGTTGTAGCGGAGAATTTCTCTCCGACTAGAGATACGCTGCCGTTTTACGCTCAGAGTATGGAGCTCGACTCCTTTCCCTCACGCGCCGCAGCCGGCGTTTCTCCCACTCTTGGCCAGTTGCTTAAGTGCGTTGGTGATGTGCGGAAAGAAGCTACTGGTGACGGAAATGAAACTCCGATCCATCAAGTGCTTGAGCTCGACGATACCAATTCAGATGTGCCGAGTTCTATTCCGTTTATTCTTTCATTCAATAACCTGACTTATAGCGTTAAAGTTCGCCAGAAAATGAAGCTTCCGGGGTTAATCAATCAGCGGCGCCACCACCACCTTGGACCTGGCACCGTTGCTGATCCCGTGGCTGGGGAAAGCATGTTTACTACAACGAAGACTCTCCTCAATGACATCTCCGGTGAGGCTCGCGACGGAGAGATTCTAGCCGTGCTTGGAGCTAGTGGATCGGGAAAATCAACTCTGATCGACGCATTAGCGAACCGGATTTCCAAGGAGAGCTTGAAAGGGACGATAACATTAAACGACGAAGTCTTGGGATCGCGTATGTTGAAAGTGATATCCGCCTACGTGATGCAAGACGATTTGCTGTTCCCAATGCTCACAGTCGAAGAAACACTCATGTTTGCCGCCGAATTCAGGCTGCCGAGAAGTTTATCAAAATCGAAGAAGAAAATGCGAGTCCAAGCTCTCATCGATCAGTTAGGGCTGCGAAACGCAGCCAAAACCGTCATCGGAGACGAAGGTCACCGAGGCGTTTCTGGAGGAGAACGACGTCGTGTTTCAATTGGAATCGATATAATTCATGATCCGATATTACTGTTCTTGGATGAACCGACTTCGGGTCTGGACTCGACTAGTGCGTTTATGGTGGTGAAGGTTTTGCAAAGGATAGCACAGACCGGGAGTATAGTGATAATGTCCGTACACCAGCCGAGTTATCGGATTCTTGGTTTGCTAGATCGGTTGATATTTCTATCCCGTGGCCAAACCGTTTACAGTGGACCTCCGATGCATTTGCCGTCGTTCTTCGCGGAGTTCGGGCATCCGATACCGGAAAACGAGAACAAGACAGAGTTCGCATTGGACCTCATTCGGGAGCTCGAAGGGTCCCCAGGAGGGACGAAAAGCTTGGTGGAGTTCAACAAATCATGGCAGAACATGAAGCACACTCCAAATACTGAACCAGACCGTCATGGATTGTCGCTGAAAGAAGCAATAAGCGCAAGCATTTCGAAAGGGAAGTTGGTATCCGGAGCTACGAACAATGATGCAAGCCCAAATTCAATGGTGCCCACATTTGCAAACCCATTTTGGATTGAAATGGCAGTATTGTCCAGAAGATCTGTGACCAATTCAAGAAGAATGCCTGAATTGTTTGGAATTCGATTGGGTGCAGTTTTGGTTACTGGGTTCATTTTAGCTACCATGTTTTGGCGGCTCGATAATTCACCCAAAGGGGTTCAAGAAAGATTAGGGTTCTTCGCATTTGCCATGTCCACTACTTTCTACACCTGTGCAGATGCTCTTCCAGTTTTTCTCCAAGAAAGGTACATTTTCATGAGAGAAACTGCTTACAATGCTTATAGAAGATCCTCTTACGTGCTATCACATGCACTCGTTTCTTTACCTTCCATGATTTTCCTCTCATTTACCTTTGCCGCCATTACATTTTGGGCTGTGGGGCTCGACGGAGGTCTTTCCGGTTTCTTCTTCTATTTGTTAATCATCTTTGCCTCTTTTTGGGCTGGAATCTCCTTTGTTACATTCCTATCCGGCATCGTCCCTCATGTTATGCTCGGTTACACCATAGTTGTAGCCATCTTGGCGTATTTCCTTCTCTTCAGTGGCTTCTTCATTAACCGTGATAGAATCCCACCTTATTGGATTTGGTTTCACTACATGTCCCTTGTGAAATACCCCTATGAAGCAGTCTTGCAAAATGAATTTCAAGATCCCACCAAGTGTTTCGTTAGAGGTGTTCAAATTTTCGACAATACTCCACTTGGGTCAGTACCCACCTCAGTGAAAGTGAGGTTGCTGCAAACACTGAGCAATACACTGGGGATGAAGATAACGAGCTCAACCTGCTTAACTACAGGATCAGATATATTGCAGCAACAAGGGATAACGGATCTAAGCAAGTGGAATTGCTTGTGGGTGACGGTAGCTTGGGGATTCTTGTTCAGGATTCTATTTTACTTGTCTTTGATGCTGGGAAGCAAGAACAAGAGAAGGTAA